ACGGGCTCGTCGGCGACGTCGGGAGCGGCGACCTCCTCGGCGGCGGCGGCCTCCTCGGCGACCTCCGCGGCGACCTCCTCGACGATCTCGGCGACCGCTTCCTCGGCGGCGTCGACGTCGGCCTCGGCCGCCTCGACCTTCGGCTTCTCGAGCGGGGTGCCCTCGTACTTCGACGCGCGGGCGGCCTTCTCGGCGGCCTTGGCGTCGCGGGCCTGCTTCGCCTCGGCGGCAGCGGCCTCGGCGGCCTTGCGGCGCTCGTCGCGCGCGGCGGCCTCGCGGTCGGCGACGGCAGCGGCGGCTCCGCCGAACTTGTCCTCGAAGCGCTGGACGCGTCCGCCGGTGTCCACGAACTTCTGCTTGCCGGTGTAGAAGGGATGGCACATCGAGCACAGCTCGAGGTGGACCTCCGGCACGGTGGAGCGAGTGACGAACACGGAGCCGCACGAGCAGATGAACCGCGACTCGACGTACTCCGGATGGATGCCCTGCTTCATGTCTTCGTTTCCTCCGTTCGCGGCGCTGGTTTCCGACCAGCACCCGGATGACAGCCTGCGGAGTCTAGCACGCGTCCGCGAGGGGCGCTAGAGGTCGACCCCGTTGCTCTTCTTCTGCGCGCCGCGCGCCATCTTGAGCAGGAACTCCTGGTTGTTGTCGGTGGTCTTGAGGCCCTTGATGAGCATGTCCATCGCGCGCTCGGGATTGTCGACGCCGTGCAGGATACGGCGCACGCCCCACACGAACGGCGCCTCCTCCTTGGT
This genomic interval from Actinomycetota bacterium contains the following:
- the rpmE gene encoding 50S ribosomal protein L31, producing MKQGIHPEYVESRFICSCGSVFVTRSTVPEVHLELCSMCHPFYTGKQKFVDTGGRVQRFEDKFGGAAAAVADREAAARDERRKAAEAAAAEAKQARDAKAAEKAARASKYEGTPLEKPKVEAAEADVDAAEEAVAEIVEEVAAEVAEEAAAAEEVAAPDVADEPVADEAPAAEDASADESAE